A stretch of the Phyllopteryx taeniolatus isolate TA_2022b chromosome 5, UOR_Ptae_1.2, whole genome shotgun sequence genome encodes the following:
- the parvg gene encoding gamma-parvin translates to MEADVSQNHNEEEEEEPVDADCFQVVRTKMIQPTSLKDPRVEKLKEALLDWINSTLKAEHIVVQSLDEDLYDGLVLHHLLARLAGVRLSLEEIALTSSAQIRKLQAVLEELDKRLDQSDTKWDVSRIHKKDLLATLHLLVAMVRCFQPELVLPSNVNVQVVVMEVRRKGMRSDVQTEVLTGDSTNVENLSCTDGGVNPVEQLLKLGAHKVAVVKQALVDFVNKSLASLGLHVSDVDKQFSDGVILMLLIGQLEGFFIPLCDFSLIPVNNEQMLHNVTFALSLLTHAGLHVSSVQPQDVVARDVAATLKVLYALFCKHARQEEKTSVVFL, encoded by the exons ATGGAGGCAGATGTCTCTCAGAATcacaacgaagaagaagaagaagaacctgTGGATGCTGACTGCTTTCAGG TTGTGAGGACGAAGATGATCCAGCCGACGTCCCTAAAAGACCCCAGAGTGGAGAAGCTCAAGGAA GCACTGCTGGATTGGATCAATAGCACTCTGAAAGCAGAGCACATCGTGGTTCAGAGTCTAGACGAGGATCTCTACGACGGCCTGGTTCTTCATCATCTCCTGG CGCGGTTGGCCGGCGTGCGCTTGTCCTTGGAGGAGATTGCGCTGACCAGCTCGGCTCAGATCCGCAAGCTGCAAGCCGTCTTGGAGGAGTTGGACAAGCGACTGGACCAGTCGGACACCAAGTGGGACGTCAGCC GAATCCACAAGAAAGACCTCCTGGCCACTCTCCATCTGCTGGTTGCCATGGTGAGATGTTTCCAGCCCGAGCTGGTGTTGCCCTCCAACGTGAATGTTCAAGTTGTGGTCATGGAA GTGCGCAGGAAGGGAATGCGATCAGATGTTCAAACGGAAGTCCTGACGGGGGACAG caCCAATGTGGAGAACCTCAGCTGCACCGATG GAGGCGTGAATCCCGTGGAGCAGCTGCTGAAGCTGGGCGCTCACAAGGTCGCAGTGGTGAAGCAG GCCCTGGTTGACTTCGTAAACAAGAGCCTGGCCAGCCTGGGCCTACACGTGTCCGACGTGGACAAACAG TTTTCCGATGGTGTGATTCTGATGCTGCTGATTGGACAACTGGAAGGCTTCTTCATTCCTCTCTGTGACTTCAGTCTGATCCCCGTCAACAACGAACAGATG CTGCACAATGTGACCTTTGCCCTGAGCCTCCTCACTCATGCAGGCCTGCACGTGTCCTCTGTTCAACCACAAG ATGTCGTCGCTCGGGACGTGGCCGCAACACTGAAGGTCCTCTACGCTCTCTTTTGCAAGCACGCGAGGCAAGAGGAGAAAACGTCTGTTGTGTTTCTGTGA
- the LOC133478075 gene encoding uncharacterized protein LOC133478075 isoform X3 has product MADFRTLTKTMKQYIKVQHHLSQIIPGGEVPVKFLQIERKLIRTICPAGPTPKTDHLLTGNAKNWTHSIMQILHKHYTLMSKKCEAELKTVPKDSWERALAVARRWVKRDFRSLNKQTLQAATQKIQEIMTCPKEITRATQTACAKCIKPEVEEQPLNINVKVEERPVNINVNAEKQPVNRNVKVEEQPVSINVNMKEQPVNTVKGRPKHKRKNNQ; this is encoded by the coding sequence ATGGCAGACTTCCGCACCTTGACCAAGACCATGAAACAGTATATAAAAGTACAGCACCACCTTTCCCAGATCATCCCGGGGGGGGAAGTTCCAGTCAAGTTTCTCCAAATCGAAAGAAAACTGATCAGGACCATCTGCCCAGCGGGCCCGACGCCCAAAACGGACCACCTCCTGACAGGCAACGCTAAGAACTGGACGCACAGCATAATGCAGATACTTCACAAGCACTACACGTTGATGTCGAAGAAATGTGAAGCTGAGCTGAAGACTGTGCCCAAGGACTCTTGGGAACGAGCGCTGGCCGTGGCCAGGCGCTGGGTCAAAAGAGATTTCCGCTCACTCAACAAGCAAACGTTACAAGCGGCTACAcaaaaaatacaggaaatcatGACCTGCCCAAAGGAAATAACTCGCGCAACACAGACGGCATGCGCAAAATGCATCAAACCTGAAGTGGAGGAACAACCACTGAACATAAATGTCAAAGTGGAAGAGCGACCAGTAAACATAAACGTGAATGCGGAAAAACAACCAGTGAACAGAAATGTGAAAGTGGAAGAACAACCAGTAAGCATAAATGTGAACATGAAGGAACAGCCAGTGAACACAGTAAAAGGAAGACCAAAGCATAAGAGGAAGAACAACCAGTGA
- the LOC133478075 gene encoding uncharacterized protein LOC133478075 isoform X1 has protein sequence MLFVGPKWRRQVTSRRTLKTSSLCKSRLEYTRTMADFRTLTKTMKQYIKVQHHLSQIIPGGEVPVKFLQIERKLIRTICPAGPTPKTDHLLTGNAKNWTHSIMQILHKHYTLMSKKCEAELKTVPKDSWERALAVARRWVKRDFRSLNKQTLQAATQKIQEIMTCPKEITRATQTACAKCIKPEVEEQPLNINVKVEERPVNINVNAEKQPVNRNVKVEEQPVSINVNMKEQPVNTVKGRPKHKRKNNQ, from the exons ATGCTATTCGTTGGCCCCAAATGGCGCCGCCAAGTCACGTCGAGGCGAACACTTAAAACTTCGTCTCTGTGTAAGTCAAG GTTGGAATACACAAGAACCATGGCAGACTTCCGCACCTTGACCAAGACCATGAAACAGTATATAAAAGTACAGCACCACCTTTCCCAGATCATCCCGGGGGGGGAAGTTCCAGTCAAGTTTCTCCAAATCGAAAGAAAACTGATCAGGACCATCTGCCCAGCGGGCCCGACGCCCAAAACGGACCACCTCCTGACAGGCAACGCTAAGAACTGGACGCACAGCATAATGCAGATACTTCACAAGCACTACACGTTGATGTCGAAGAAATGTGAAGCTGAGCTGAAGACTGTGCCCAAGGACTCTTGGGAACGAGCGCTGGCCGTGGCCAGGCGCTGGGTCAAAAGAGATTTCCGCTCACTCAACAAGCAAACGTTACAAGCGGCTACAcaaaaaatacaggaaatcatGACCTGCCCAAAGGAAATAACTCGCGCAACACAGACGGCATGCGCAAAATGCATCAAACCTGAAGTGGAGGAACAACCACTGAACATAAATGTCAAAGTGGAAGAGCGACCAGTAAACATAAACGTGAATGCGGAAAAACAACCAGTGAACAGAAATGTGAAAGTGGAAGAACAACCAGTAAGCATAAATGTGAACATGAAGGAACAGCCAGTGAACACAGTAAAAGGAAGACCAAAGCATAAGAGGAAGAACAACCAGTGA
- the LOC133478075 gene encoding uncharacterized protein LOC133478075 isoform X2, whose amino-acid sequence MSQKTSQHPKNCRPLLLQLRLEYTRTMADFRTLTKTMKQYIKVQHHLSQIIPGGEVPVKFLQIERKLIRTICPAGPTPKTDHLLTGNAKNWTHSIMQILHKHYTLMSKKCEAELKTVPKDSWERALAVARRWVKRDFRSLNKQTLQAATQKIQEIMTCPKEITRATQTACAKCIKPEVEEQPLNINVKVEERPVNINVNAEKQPVNRNVKVEEQPVSINVNMKEQPVNTVKGRPKHKRKNNQ is encoded by the exons atGTCACAAAAGACCtcacaacatccaaagaactgcaggcctctcttgcttcagttaag GTTGGAATACACAAGAACCATGGCAGACTTCCGCACCTTGACCAAGACCATGAAACAGTATATAAAAGTACAGCACCACCTTTCCCAGATCATCCCGGGGGGGGAAGTTCCAGTCAAGTTTCTCCAAATCGAAAGAAAACTGATCAGGACCATCTGCCCAGCGGGCCCGACGCCCAAAACGGACCACCTCCTGACAGGCAACGCTAAGAACTGGACGCACAGCATAATGCAGATACTTCACAAGCACTACACGTTGATGTCGAAGAAATGTGAAGCTGAGCTGAAGACTGTGCCCAAGGACTCTTGGGAACGAGCGCTGGCCGTGGCCAGGCGCTGGGTCAAAAGAGATTTCCGCTCACTCAACAAGCAAACGTTACAAGCGGCTACAcaaaaaatacaggaaatcatGACCTGCCCAAAGGAAATAACTCGCGCAACACAGACGGCATGCGCAAAATGCATCAAACCTGAAGTGGAGGAACAACCACTGAACATAAATGTCAAAGTGGAAGAGCGACCAGTAAACATAAACGTGAATGCGGAAAAACAACCAGTGAACAGAAATGTGAAAGTGGAAGAACAACCAGTAAGCATAAATGTGAACATGAAGGAACAGCCAGTGAACACAGTAAAAGGAAGACCAAAGCATAAGAGGAAGAACAACCAGTGA